The Kiritimatiellales bacterium genomic interval TGAGAAATTGGCGGGGGCGCAGTAAAGGAGATGAGAAGTTGGTAGCGGGGCTGGGATTTGAACCCAGGGCCTTCAGGTTATGAGCCTGACGAGCTACCAGACTGCTCCACCCCGCAATTAATGAAGCAGACAGTATGATGATTTTAAGATTCAGCTCAAGCGGAATCTTAAATTAATTTTTCCGGTGCTGTTGCAGGGAAGATTTAGCTGAGACGGTACGGTATTTTATTGCTGCAGAATAAGTTTTAATCAGGCATCTAACTTTTTCTTGAACAGCGCAATCACTGCCGGCGGATTGGCTTTGCCTTGGCTCTGTTTCATAACATGGCCCATGAGTGCGTTGATGGACGCCGGATTTCCAGCTTTATAGTCGGCAACCGCTTTTGGATTTCCGGCGATTGCTTCATCAGCCCACTGGTCGAGTGCATAGTCATCATTGATCTGCGCCATTCCTTTAGCTGCAACAATCGCTTGCGGGTCTCCGCCGTCAACAAAGAGAATTTCAATCAGTTCGTTCGCGGCGCTGGAACTGACGGTTCCGCCGGCGGCAAGATCGGCGACTTGCGCAAGTGCCGCCGGAATCAGTTTACTTTCCGTAACACCGGTGTTTTTTTCGGCGGCGAGGCTGGCCGCTTTTCCCATGAGATAGTTTGAAACGAATTTATAGTGTTTCGTCAGCGCGCAGGTGTCATCGAAGAAATCGGACACTGCTTTTTCAGCAGTGAGCACTTTTGCATCGTATTCCGGCAGTCCGAGTTCATTTATATAACGTTCACGGCGCTGTGCCGGCAGTTCCGGCAGTCCGGCTTTCCACTGGGCAATTTGTTCTGCAGAAATTTCCACCGGCAGCAGATCCGGTTCAGGGAAATACCGGTAATCGTGAGCATTTTCTTTAGTGCGCTGTGAAAATGTTTCGCCGCGATCAGAATCATACCCGCGCGTTTCTTGCACTACGCTTCCGCCGCTTTCCAGCACATCAATCTGCCGCCCAATTTCATAGTTGATCGCTTCGGCAATAAAACCGAACGAATTCATGTTTTTAATTTCAACTTTCGCTCCGAGTTTTTCAGAGCCTGCCGGACGGATGCTGATGTTTACATCGCTGCGCATATGTCCTTTTTCGAGGTCGCAATCCGAAATTTCCCCGTACTGCATGATCAGCTTCAAGGTGTTCAGGTACGCGAGCACATCATCGGCGGAATGCATGCAGGGGCGCGATACAATTTCCATTAGCGCCGTTCCGGCACGGTTAAAATCAATCAGGCTTGCGCCGGCAACGTGTGTGTTTTTCGCTGCATTCTCCTCCTGATGAATCCGCTCGATCTCGAATGTTTTCAACTTACCGTTCACATCCGCCGTGATTTGTCCGCCAAGACAGAGCGGTTCGTCGGCCTGCGAAATCTGATAGTTTTTGGACATGTCCGGATAAAAATAATTTTTCCTGTCCCATTTAGAATGCGGATTAATTTTGCAGCCGAGCATCAGTCCGGTCTTGCAGCAGAGTTCAATCGCTTTCGCATTCAGCACCGGCAGCGCACCGGGATAGCCGAAACACACCGGACAGATATTCGTATTTGGTTCTGCACCGTATTCATTCCGGCAGCCGCAGAACATCTTCGTCACCGTTTTCTGCATCACATGAGTTTCAAGGCCGATACATGCTTCGTATTTCATACTACTTCCCGGAATTAAATTTTACGAGCGCCTCCCATAAAATTGCACCGTTCTTGTCACAATATTGCTTCGCAAACTCAACTGTAAATCGGTTAATAACTTTGGAATATTCTTCTTTGAACTGTTCGTTTTTTGACTTCGCGTGAACACCGAGAGGCTCAATAATATCTAAATAAAAATGTTCATCACCGGAAATAAGTCGCCAGAATTGCTGTCCGCATAATTTTAAATAATCGCCTTTGTTCGGGCGGGCATCTTTGCCGTAACAACATCCGTTAATTGCTACAACATGAATTTTTGCTCCAAGAATTCGTTTCGCTTTTCTAAAATTATCCTTTAATTTTTTTGTCTGACTGCTGTTTCCCCAATTAGGGCCGGATTTAATCGAAATAATGTAATGCACAGAATCGGCATCAAATTCTAAATCTATCCCTTCAGCAGATGATTTTCTTCCATTATAAACTTTACCGCAGACAAAAATAGCCAACTCTTCAAGAAAACCACCGAAAATACCCTCTTCCTGCGAAGACAGGTGTGCATCTAAAACAGATTTAACAATGTCCTGAGCAGTATCAACAGCTTTCGCTTTAAACAAATATGGATTTTTCCGCTTAAGAAGCTTATCCAATTTTAAGGAAAGCAAATTTTCCAGCAGTTTCTTTCGGAATTGATCGATATTTGGAGCAATAAAATCACTTAGCTCTTTTTTCGATATTTTTCCCATACTCGGCGGCCCCTTTCTCACACAAAAGCATTTCCGGTACACAAACCCGCTTTTTTGCAATTTCAATGTATTCCGGAAGAATTTCGATCCCAACAGAATTCCGCATCAAAATTTGCGCCGCTTCTGCAGTTGTTCCCGATCCGGCAAACGGATCAAGTACCCAGTCATTTTCGTCTGTAAACAATTTGATAAACCATTCCGGTAATGCACGCGGGAAGGTTGCGCTGTGAATCCGGTTTCCGGTTTCTGTTGCCATGTGAAGTACATTACTTGGGTACGCTTTCTCTCTCCCAACCCAATTCGCAATGTTTTTACCGAAACCACTACTAACCTGTGAATCGTACCGGATAACGTCATTTTTTCCTAGATGTTTAAGGCGACTCTTTGCCCAATCACCCATTGGAACCATTACGTTATCCTGATTCATTTTGAATTCACGGGATTTATTAAATTGGAGACAACGCTCCCATGCATCACGAAACCGGTTCGGCCACTTACCGGGATGGCAGTTTTTTTTATGCCAGATAAATTCTTCAGTCCAAAACCAGCCTTGTTGCCGCAACGCGAGAATCAATTCCAGCACATATGTACTGCGTTCTCCTTTTAAAACCCGTTCTTTTATATTGAGAATAAACGTTCCTGTTGGTTTTAAAACGCGCAAGAACTGTTTGCTGCGGGGAATAAACCATTCGACATATTTTTCTGGCGACACGCCGCCATAAGTATGACTGCGGCTATCCGCAT includes:
- the gatB gene encoding Asp-tRNA(Asn)/Glu-tRNA(Gln) amidotransferase subunit GatB, with the translated sequence MKYEACIGLETHVMQKTVTKMFCGCRNEYGAEPNTNICPVCFGYPGALPVLNAKAIELCCKTGLMLGCKINPHSKWDRKNYFYPDMSKNYQISQADEPLCLGGQITADVNGKLKTFEIERIHQEENAAKNTHVAGASLIDFNRAGTALMEIVSRPCMHSADDVLAYLNTLKLIMQYGEISDCDLEKGHMRSDVNISIRPAGSEKLGAKVEIKNMNSFGFIAEAINYEIGRQIDVLESGGSVVQETRGYDSDRGETFSQRTKENAHDYRYFPEPDLLPVEISAEQIAQWKAGLPELPAQRRERYINELGLPEYDAKVLTAEKAVSDFFDDTCALTKHYKFVSNYLMGKAASLAAEKNTGVTESKLIPAALAQVADLAAGGTVSSSAANELIEILFVDGGDPQAIVAAKGMAQINDDYALDQWADEAIAGNPKAVADYKAGNPASINALMGHVMKQSQGKANPPAVIALFKKKLDA
- a CDS encoding PmeII family type II restriction endonuclease produces the protein MGKISKKELSDFIAPNIDQFRKKLLENLLSLKLDKLLKRKNPYLFKAKAVDTAQDIVKSVLDAHLSSQEEGIFGGFLEELAIFVCGKVYNGRKSSAEGIDLEFDADSVHYIISIKSGPNWGNSSQTKKLKDNFRKAKRILGAKIHVVAINGCCYGKDARPNKGDYLKLCGQQFWRLISGDEHFYLDIIEPLGVHAKSKNEQFKEEYSKVINRFTVEFAKQYCDKNGAILWEALVKFNSGK
- a CDS encoding site-specific DNA-methyltransferase; amino-acid sequence: MRSIEIEFICGDCQVELENYPDSFFDLIVTSPPYADSRSHTYGGVSPEKYVEWFIPRSKQFLRVLKPTGTFILNIKERVLKGERSTYVLELILALRQQGWFWTEEFIWHKKNCHPGKWPNRFRDAWERCLQFNKSREFKMNQDNVMVPMGDWAKSRLKHLGKNDVIRYDSQVSSGFGKNIANWVGREKAYPSNVLHMATETGNRIHSATFPRALPEWFIKLFTDENDWVLDPFAGSGTTAEAAQILMRNSVGIEILPEYIEIAKKRVCVPEMLLCEKGAAEYGKNIEKRAK